In Octopus sinensis linkage group LG15, ASM634580v1, whole genome shotgun sequence, the genomic stretch gatcagtgagatgctgaatgaccagttcaaaagtatcTTTAcgaccccgttggaacacagaaaagtgaacgaaccagtggacttctttgccgcctcacctataaccagcaaggcggttacaatagaatgtattgacattagcgaaaaagatgtcctactagccatagataaagtggacacaaactcaactgctggtccagatggtttcccagcaatcctcctcaaagcatgtaagcatgccctggcaaaacccctcaagattctcttccagagctttcttgcgaatggcaaactgccaagcaagctgaaggaaggaataatatgcccaatacataaagtgggaagtagagcagatgccaaaaactataggcctatctctcctGACTGCTTTTACTATAGAAATCCTAAGCCACAGAATCGTCATAAAATGCAAGATATTCTGCTTTAAATGAAGAAATGTTATCAATGATATGAAACATTGGTCTAGATCGATGCTGTGTGGTAATGGTCTGGACGAGATGACAAGTATCATAATGGCGGTATGAACTGTCCTGAATTGGTGTTGTAACGGGTGAAAGAAGTGTTAACGCAATGGCTGCTgggtgtgtagatatatttgaAGGAAGGAAGGCTTTCGGAAATGATGTGAGAAATATATAACCAAAACGGTAACCGGAAGTTGCCCAGGATAATGCATTGGAGCAGTCACGTGGCAGATGGAAAATGAGGGGAAGTGATATGATGGTTACtgaaagcgtgtgtgtatgtgtgtgtgatcaataCCTATGGAGCTGTGCTTACCTCCGTCGACGGGTGCCTGACTTCAATTTTTTCCTAGATTCCTTTTCTATTGTGATTAACGAAATTATTCCAAAACATTTTATTGCaatgaaatacatttaaaacatGTTATTCTATGCTCCGAGGTACATTATTACATACCGTTTTCACTTCTTTTGGGTTTAATATCTAGCTGTTAGCCTTCAGTTGCGATGTAGTGCATTGACTGATAAATTGCCTCATTGTAGACACACAAATTAACAGAGTCAATGCTCTGTACGTTAATAACCAATATCTGGAATGTATAATGTTGCATTTTGCAGCAATTTGACTGAAATTACATATTTAggaatgaattaataaattatagaaaTCAAAAACTAGtgcattttattttctgtatatatgtgtatacttatttgcatgcatgcatgcatgcattcatacatacatacatacatacatacatgcatgcatacatacatacatacatgcatgcatgcatacatacatacatacatacatacatgcatacatgcatgcatacattcatacatacatacatacatgcatacatacatgcatacaacatacatacatgcatacatgcatacatgcatgcatgcatgcatacatacatgcatacatacgtacgtaattcatacatacatacatgcatgcatacatgcatgcatacattcatacatacatacatgcatacatacatgcatacatgcatacatacatacatacatgcatacatagatacatacatgcatacatacatgcatgcatacatgcatgcatacattcatacatacatacatacatgcatacatgcatacatagatacatacatgcatacatacatacatgcatacatacatgcatacatgcatacatagatacatacatgcatacatacatacatgcatacatacatgcatacatacatacatgcatgcatgcatgcatgcatacatacatgcatacatacgtacgtaattcatacatacgtacgtacattcatacatacatacatacatacatacatacatacatacatacatacatacatacatacatacatgcatgcatgcatgcatgcatacatacatacatacatacatgcatacatacgtacgtacattcatacatacatacatacatacatacatacatacttcttactaatatattattttcataaatcaGACAAACCAAATATATCAACCTGTCAGGAAGTTGGACGCAACTTAGCGCGGATGGGTAAcgaatttaatgaaaaatatcagGAGAATACCAACTGCGTTCTTGGTGAATACGAACCTAGTTTAAATGAATATGATAATTTCAAAAAAGCTGCCATGAAATTGTTATCAAAAATTCAAGAACCAGGTCTACAGGTAACTGCAATCTCATTTTTCATATTACCTCACAAAAAATTATAACATCTACACTTCTGTCCCATTTTAAATGAAttgtttaaaattcaaatttcaagGCTGCTGTTCCTGTCCTCTTTGTGTATAAAGAAGATGTTATACTTCTTCTGATTCTTTATCCAGAATCggcttttgttttgtgtgtgtgtttaaatggtCAATACTATCTCTAAATTTACACACTTTAAAATGATTCGCtcgctttcactctctctttccatctccccttctctcttccccTTAGTCtgtctcacactcacatacatacacgtacatgggcacatacacaaacacacacacacaaacagcataGGTCTGGTGGAGCAGTATGAGGAAATAcaggcttcttatatatatatatatataatattaattcgagacaaaaccactattttgcaaaacaaacgaggaaagacttaatcaatacataaaagtttttaatataaagaaatatatatatatatatatatatataatatatatatatatatatatatataacgggaaggtttacgaaaataaacaaaagacgaaggcaggtggagtacaaacaaacaaatgtatcagtatggcactcaggaatagaaatagttagttaagttagttagttaattatttggctcaaaaagcaaaaagcaaggccatgtcttttacgtttcgagcttacgctcttcgacagaaagatacacagaaaagaaacaaggagagagaaaaatgcgtgtaggagctaacggtctattattattatattattattattattattattattattattattattattattattatattattattattattattttatattattattatttatattattatttatatttatattattattattattattattattattattattattattattattattattattattattttatattattatttatattatattattattattatttattattattattattattatttattattattattattattattattattattattattatttatattattatttatatttatattattattattattattattattattattattattattattattattatcattattatttatattattattaatttatattatattattattattattattattattattattattattattattattattagtattattattattatatattatattattattattattattattattattattatattattatattattattattattattaattattattattattatatttatattattattattatattattattatattattatattattattattattattattattattattatttatattattatttatatttatattattatattattattattattatattatatttatattattattattattattattatatttatatttatattattattattattattattattttattattattattattattattattattattattattattattattattcttattattattattattattatttatattattattttatttatattattattatttattattattatttattattatttatattttattattattattattattatattatttatatttatattattattattattattattatttatattattatttatatttatattattattattattatattattatttatattatattattattattattattattatattattattattattatatatttatattattattattattattattattattattattatttatattattattatatttatattattatattattattattatatttatattatattattattattatattattattattattattattattattattattattattattatattattatttattatattatattatattatatattattattattattattattatattatttattattattattattatttatattattatttatatttatattattatattattattattattattattattattattattattattattatttattattattattatattattatttctattattattattatttatattattatttatattttattattatttattattattattattattattattattattattattattattatttattatataagtagatagatatacatatacatatacgaggtctgatcaataagtattcaaactgttgccatagtaacgaagctaaagcatgcagagtgaagctccTTGAACTCTGCTCTGTATGcaaactaagttttaacgttctagttcacttctgctatttacagcagtgcctggaaggaaggtgtgtaccGTGATACTGTCACATTGGCCATGACAGATAAAGTTGTTATGGCGACAGCTGATCACAGGCCTACGCaaggttgcagaaagtgtatggagagaagtttatgagccgcacacaagtatACAAGTGGTTTAGACGTTTCAAAGAtgaccgaaaaatgtcgatattgacgaacgttctgggagacccgcaaccagcagaactgaggaaaaacatcacaaatgtacgtgcagctgtgaggggaaatagtagaatcaccatctgtgagttatcagagcatgtgcagattagttactgtTCAGTCcagtccattatcactaaagatttgaatatgagacgcatgtctgccaagtttgtgtcaaaactgctttcaactgaaCAAAAAGACACTCGGGCTTCAgttccgggttgcggatccgtggaataagctgccggacgagatggtgaagatgccgacgaccgctcggttcaaagtctcccttgaccacaagtggcctgaactctttacatgaacaccaccctgtacataactccatgtccccctaaatggccttgctttttgccttttgagccaaaatttaactaactaactaattaaaaCCTCTTTGATCGTGtggagaacgatgaaaactttgcaAAGGCATCTTAGCAGGTATCccaaagcttttggcaaaatttgatgcagattctctgctcagctttctctgtcatggtcaatgcgacgatcgcacactacacactttccttccaagcactatatatatatatatatatatatgtgtgtgacagcaGTGTTACCGATACATCAAACAAGTTGTCACCTTCTGAATTTTACTGAATAGAATGGGTCTTCGTGAATGTGCAATAAAGTCAAGGTTTGCGGTTAATTTTGACATATCTTTCAGACAACTCCGTCGCCTTATCCAGTAAGAATATGATTATCGAGGGATAAAAATCTACAATATCAAACTGTATATCTAACTGTATGCttattctttaaattcttttctactctaggcgtaaggcccgaaattttgggggagggagccagtcaattagatcgaccccagtacgcaaatggtgcttaatttattgaccctgaaaggatgaaaggcgaagtcgaccccggcggaacatgagctcagaatataaagacagacgaaaagctgctaagcatttctcccggcgtgctagcatttctgccatctcgccaccttgcTTATCCTTTGAATTCCTATGACAGTGCTCTGCTTATCCATTagcttcttaattttattttttatatttcttagcAATATTTTTATACTAAAACTTTTCCGCTCCTTGCTGGTAGGACCGAAATAGGTTTATACAATGTATAAATCCTAAAGACTAATTCATTATCTGAAGATCTGACATTGTAATATGCTTATAAGGTTTTCCTTCCACAGCGGATATGTTTTTCATTAATAACAAAACATAATCCTCCGGATGACGTAAGAAAATAATTAAGGAACAATTTCgccctgtttgttttgttttactgcaGGAATCTCTGAACTTTCTAAACATGGAGACTAAGGAAAGGAAACTTGAGCTACAATATGAGTCTTCATCGCAGTTTTCTCATTGGATGCATTGAAATGAACGTGAAACTTTACATACTGATTTCACTTAAatcgcacattatatatatatatatatatacacgcgcatatagatagatagatagatagataatagatagatagatagatagatagatagatagatagatagatagatagatagatagatagatagatagatgcatacacactccTACGAACatttatcatatatgtgtatgtaaatatctatatatgtgttatatgtatgtttgtgtatgtgtctatatgtgtataagtaattTAGGGTGAAGCGAAAAATATAACTTTCGAAATTTGTTACCAAAAATCGATATTTTGTTGAGAATTAGGGTTAAAAGAAAGGTGTATAAAGAATTTTGtggttaaatattttttcaggCTCCGTAAcgcaattaaaattattaaacatCGCCATTTTTGGTCGAACTTTGGATTTCATGGGTTATAAAGTCATAACAAATATTGTTTCTACACAGCAGAAGGCAAAACAGTAAATATAATATACTTAAAAGGTTGCATACCAAGATTCAATATGATTTACTAATATTTTGAGGTTCCGCATTGACGATAAATAGTACGGGAGTGTGATGACTCATAAGTCAATAAAGCGCCATGACAATGAATGCCCAATATTTTGTACTCCGTGTGATCTTAGCGAGTGAGTTTTGCCAACTTACAAGGACGtactaaaatgtgttttatttgaaccagaaaaagaaaagaatgttattaAGAAAGATCCTTCAATTAAACTAATTATCGAGATTGTAACAGAAAAGATAATTCTTGCGTTATGATTGAGTCGGTTAAACCGAAAATCTTAAACTTTTATCTAAGGTACCAAGCATTACAAAAATCTgtgaaaaatagtaaaaatatgccATCGTTTCAAACAGAAGGCAATGTGTTTAAAAACAATgcaacaaaagatttatttgacatTTGCTGCTCCAAGCGCATCTCCTTTAAAAACTGCAGTTGTAGTTGTGACAAAATGTACCACAGAGTGAACAATATTTTTTACAGGATCAACGTGTCAAGAATCAAAAATTGGTTTAcacgtaattttattttaatgtgtgtgtaatctagATCTCATCTAACACATATTTTCGATGACCTGGTGTTACGAATAATAGAGAAAACAAAAGTCGAAAAGTctatttatttcacataatttcaaaatttcaagtgcGTTGCGTAActtgaagatataaatattagAGCTTGAACATTTAATACTCTTGTTTCTAAAGGATGTTATAAAGAAAAAGGGGTTCGTTATAatgaatgtgaaaaataaaatgaagtacagcaAACGTGTTATAAATTGAATTTTCGctcattattcaaaatttcaagtgaGCGGAGCTGAAAAATGTAAATTAAGGAACTTCAGATTTTAACAGTTGTTTTTAAAGAATTTCgcaataaaacatatatttctgGCAACATATTTCAAAAGTACCTTTTTCACTCCACcctaacgtacatatatacatacacatatatatatatatatatatatatatatatatatatatatatatatatatatatatatatatatataatatatatatatattgtcttttcttCTTCCAGCTAATCGCAGTATTTGAAATCTGTCACCGATATACATCTACGCACCCACCATTGACTGATGGAAGTATACAGCATGCTCTAAATACATTCGTGATACTTTCACTTCAGGTGGTAACTGGGTAGGTTTTGAATtcctttcttaatattttttgctaTACAATATTTTCGTAAAATTTAGATTATTTTCGAGATACCTTTGTAATAATTTTCTGAAgtatttccattttgttttttcacattTCAAGCTATTCTATTCTGTTGACTCCATTGTGTTCCTGTGTTCCTTTTTGAAGACTGTTTCTTTTAGAGATCTCTGTGTAGATCCATTTCTTGACCATTCCATAGTGTTATTTTAGTCTATCGTTGCTGGTTTGCCCtgattttcttcctatttttgcCCTTTTTTGCTATAACTTCTGTAATATTGCTGTAGATTTCGTTATATTTTCACTTATAGATTGTAAAGTGTCATTTTTCTTCACGCTTTTCATATTATTATCTGACATTTTGTGTTCAATTTATAGATAAGGTAACAATTTCTTGTATACTCATTTGCATCATTCTTCTTTAGATTCCCCGTTGTAATTATAGATGTTTTCTTAACATTTTTGTAGTCTTTTTGTACACTATTCCATTTAGTATACAGATTTTAGTTTCCTCTTAGGCGACTTTACAATTTTATTAAGGTTGTTGTTCAGCTGGATCAAGGACGGATGAATCAAAATGTAATCTATATCTGCTCTTGACTACGTAGGCATCTAAAACAATTTGCTGTAGCGTGATATATGCTACCAGATCATACTTGCTCGCAACAGATGTTTAAGCTTTTTGCGTGTAAAGAGAATATCCTAGAGTTGTTAGATAACAAAAATTGTGAACAAAATTTTGTTAATTAGAGCCATGATAGGCTGACGGCTGATCATTTTACTCACTTCACCACACAACCCCTGCTAATCTTTCTATCTCTAATTACTGAATCAAAATCACTTTTTTATAGCGTTATTCTCAATACAGCAAGGTGTTCCGCTTGGATCCGATATCAAAAAccttgaataaaaatataaaattgatgaAGTTATAATGAAAACATGTAAATAGATTTAAGCAATTAATTTAAGTGAGAAGATCGAGGGAGAAGATCAAGTAGTGCAATGGTAACACTGTCATCTTACAACAAGAGATATGGTCAAGATCATTTTGGTGGTATGGCACCTTTTTCTGCCGCAAAGCAAGCGCTGagattgatgtaactgactaccCCCCCTCCACAAAAGCCTCAAActctgtgcctttagtagaaagcattattttcaGTTGCAATATTAACTGCTGTCTCTCAGCAGTAACACAAAATTAAAGTCGCTAATGTTAAGAGTTACCAATCTATATTTAAAATGTGCAAACGAACCATATTTCTATACATTCGTCTGTTGTTGatctttttttcattaattttcaataaaaattcaCATCCACTGAACAGCTAACCTCAACAACAACCAcgatacatattcttttctactctaggcacaaagtccgaattttgggagagggagccaatcgattagatcgatcccagttcgcaactggtacttaatttatcgaccccgaaaagcaaagtcgacctcggcggaatttgaactcagaacgttaagacagatgaaatagcgctaaccatttcccccggcgtgctaacgtttctgccagctcgccttcttaCAACCACAATATATTTTGTTCCTTTTACGACCCCAAAGTACTTTGTTTGAATTAGTTGATGGCCACTTTTGCACTAATATCCTTTTTGAttggatttcat encodes the following:
- the LOC115219866 gene encoding uncharacterized protein LOC115219866 isoform X2, with amino-acid sequence MDDGLLDPAYIVSDTEVLLREYLKIRNAQPSDDEWEVDSPIVKSDKPNISTCQEVGRNLARMGNEFNEKYQENTNCVLGEYEPSLNEYDNFKKAAMKLLSKIQEPGLQLIAVFEICHRYTSTHPPLTDGSIQHALNTFVILSLQVVTGNQKEIK